The Peribacillus simplex genome contains the following window.
TCCAGGAATGAGTGAACGTCAATTTTTAAAAACATCCCGGATTACGACTTTAACGATTGGTGTATTGACCATTATCGTTTCGATATGGGTTCAGGATATTTTAGTTGCATTGGATGTAGCTTATGCAATTTTATCTGGTGCTGTGTTCTTTCCAATCATCCTTGGATTCTTTTGGAAGAGGGTAACGGCTACAGCCGCATTTTACTCCATCCTGGCCAGCATGGTCGTTATTATTGTTGGGTTGGTGATAAATGGACCATCCTCCACTCAACCAATTCTGTACGGGCTCGCTACTAGTTTTGTCGTCATTACTACATTTACTTTCCTAAGTTCGAAAAATCATCTCGAGAACAAAAGCGAGGAAATGCAAGATGTTAAGGGTAAAGCTGACATGGACACCATGGCTAATTGATGGTTCACCAAAAAAACAGAAAAAGAATCAAGGAGGAAAGAAAAATGACAAAGACAATTTCCCTTCAACCCGCAACATTCAATACAATGGAAGAAGAGCGCAATCACCGGAAAGAACGGTTGGCAGCTTCATTCCGGCTTTTTTCAAAGTTTGGTTTCGATGAAGGGATAGCTGGCCATATTACGGTCCGTGATCCAAAATATACAGACCATTTCTGGGTCAATCCGTTTGGGATGCATTTTAGTCAAATTTCCGTTTCAGATCTTATATTGGTTAATCATAAAGGTGATATTGTGGAGGGTGAACATTCAGTGAATGGTGCTGCCTTTGCCATCCATTCGGAAATTCATAAAGCACGACCGGATGCAGTTGCAGCGGCACATGCTCATTCGGTCTATGGAAAGACATGGTCTTCTTTAGGGAGACTGTTAGATCCGATTACGCAAGATGCCTGCCAATTTTACAATGACCATGCATTATTTGATGATTTTACTGGTGTGGTTTATGCATCTGAAGAAGGGAAACGCATTGCCAGGGCTCTAGGTCAATACAAAGCTGTCATCCTCCGCAACCATGGATTGTTAACGGTGGGCCAATCTGTAGATTCAGCTGCTTGGTGGTTCATAACGATGGAACGTTCATGTCAAGCACAGATAATGGCTGAATCTGTAGGCAAGCCCATTTTTATAGAACAGGAGTATGCAAAGTTAACTGCAGAACAAACGGGAACTGAATATGAGGGATGGCTGAGTTTTCAGCCTCTTTGGGATAGAATTAGAGAAGAGCAACCGGATTGCTTGAAGTGATCATAAAGCACGGGGATAGACACGAAACATGAAACGGATTGCTTTCATCAAAGAGGGAAAAAGGGATTGCAGGTTGTTGAGGAGGTTTAATAATGTCCGATTCTAAAAAAACAGCACCTTCACTTTATATCAGGGTCGATATACCGGAGAAATACATCAATGAGTTTAAGGAGATTTGTTCTGAAGTTGTTATCGAACCATGGGAATTCGGCGAAACTGAACCGCAGCCAACAGTAGATCTATCAAAGTTTGATATCCTTTATACGCTGGGACTTCATGATAATCTTAGCATTTTAAAAAAAGCTCCAAAAATTAAATGGGTACATTCAGACAGTGCGGGAGTGGAGGCCATGCTGAATGAAGACATCAAAAAAAGCGATGTCATCATCACTAATGTCAAAGGCTGCTCATCTGTCCCGATAGCCGAGCATACAATTGCGATGCTATCTTCGTTAGCAAGGGGTGTGCCGACAATGATCAGAAATCAAATAAAAAAAAATTGGGTTGAAATCCCTGTGAAAGACCTTGAGAATTCAACAGTCGGGATAATTGGGTATGGTGATATTGGCTTTGAGATAGCAAAGAGATGTAAAGGACTAGGAATGACCGTTATTGGCTGCCGCAGAAATCCCGCCCAGAGGAAGGAAGAATATGAACCTGCTGATTTGATAATGGGGATGGATCAAGTGGATGAGGTCCTTTCTAGGTCCGATTTTGTAGTCTTGGCACTCCCGTTTACGAAAGATACTTCTTATTTTTTAAATGAAGAACGCATAAATAAAATGAAAAAAGGCAGCCATTTAATTAATGTCGGCCGTGGTAATACGATTGTGGATGAAGATTTAATTGAATCATTGAAAAATGGGCACATAGCAGGAGCGGCGCTCGATGTGTTTGAAGTAGAACCTTTACCTGAGGATCACCCTTTCTGGCAGCTGGAAAATGTCATGGTATCCCCACATAATGCTTACAACTCTGCCAAACATCTAGATCGTGTAATGGAGTTATTCCTGAAAAATTTAAAGCTGTTTTCTGACGGTAAGCCGCTCAAGAACGTTGTGGAAAAAGGAATGGGCTATTAACAGGACTGGGTTATGAAAAAGAAGCTCTCAACGAATGGGAACTTTCAAACTTTCAATGATATGAATGGAGTGGGAGGGCAGACCTTGATTGGGGTTTGCTTTTTTTTGAATAAAAGGTGCTGCCTTCATGTTTTTCTTGTATAGGACAATCTCTGATCAGGAAAAGCTGGATGTAAGGAGGCGGTGTGAATGGGTACTTTCGAAGTTATTTCCCTAATGCTAAGCTTTGGCATGTTTGTAATTGCTATTCTTGGTTTCAAAAATCATGACAGGAATCCTTGAAGGTAACGATATGTTTATGATAAGCCAGGCCGCTGTGTTTGATAATGGAAGCGTTTTAAAAATACCGGGATTTAATAGAAGGTAAGATTTCCTCGAACTTGCAGAGAACACCGAGTATTAGGTGTTCTTTTTGTTGTATAAGTATTTCACATGAGTTCATAAGCAAATCCCATCCATTCATTGGCAGTCATCTTTGACAAAACAATAATATACAAGTATAGTCCTAATGGACCGGTTGATATAATTCGAAGGAGTGATCCAGCTATGGCAGACAAACGAAACTCAAAAGACATTCTTATTGAAGCTGCTTCCCGACTTTTTCGCATACGTGGATATTATGGTGTAGGACTTAAGGATATTATTGAGGAAAGTGGTATCCCAAAAGGTTCGCTGTATCATTATTTTCCGAAAGGCAAAGAAGAATTGGCGATAGAGGCGATTATTCATACAAAAGAATTCGTGATAGATGAAATTCAACGGGGATTTGATGAAATCGAAGACCCTATTAAAGCGATTCAGGCTCATATTTTTCAATTATCCGAGGTTTTTGGTGAAAGTGAAAATCTATTAGGACTGCCAATCGGGACGATAGCGGCGGAAACATATACGACGAGTGAGCCGATAAGAACGGCCTGCCAACAAGCGATAGAAGATTGGCAATCCATATATGTGAAGAAATTACTCGAGGCGAAATTCAGTGAGAAACGGGCAAAGGAATTGAGTATCGTAATTAATGCTTTAATTGAGGGCGGTATCCTTTTATCCTTAACGGCGAAAAACGGGAAACCTCTCCAAGCCATTGCGGAACAGATACCATTATTGTTGATAAATAAATAAGTCATAAGGAAAAATTATTTTATGCTTACATCGAACAATCAGTAATTGGAGGAATCATTTTATGTCTATAGATGCAACACAGCAACAAAACCAAGTCATTAGAACTACCCCCATTTTAATTGCATTTTTAATTGCAGGGTTCATTGGGTTATTCAGTGAGACGGCTTTAAACATGGCGCTGGGGGATTTAATCCAGGAATTCAATGTCAGTCCTTCCACCGTGCAATGGCTGACAACGGGCTATTTATTAACATTGGGGATATTGGTCCCCGTTTCGGGACTCCTGATTCAGTGGTTCAATACCCGTCAATTATTCATTGCATCAATGGTGTTCTCCATCATTGGGACGCTCATTGCAGCAATTGCACCTGGGTTCGGCATCTTGATGCTAGCTCGAGTCATCCAGGCAATCGGAACAGGTCTTTTATTGCCTCTTATGTTCAATACCATCTTATTGATTTTCCCGATCCATAAAAGGGGAGCGACGATGGGATTGATGGGGCTGGTGATCATGTTTGCCCCAGCCATCGGACCGACAGTTTCAGGTTTGATTATTGAAAATTTGAAGTGGAATTACATTTTTTGGGTGTCTTTGCCATTCTTTGTGATTGCTTTACTATTCGGTCTCAAGTATATGCAAAACGTTTCAACAATCACCAAACCTAAAATCGATGTACCATCCATTATTTTATCGACCATTGGTTTTGGAGGAATTGTTTATGGCTTTAGTATTGTTGGGGAACATGGATGGAGTAATGCGATAGTTCTATCCTCGCTCATTGTCGGCCTTATAGCGCTATTCCTGTTTGCTGTAAGGCAATTCAATATGGATAAACCGATGATTGACTTGCGCGTTTTTAAATATCCCATGTTCACTTTAGGGTTAATAACCGTCTTCATCACCTTCATGATCATCATGTCATCCATGATCCTCTTACCGCTATACCTGCAAACCGGGCTGGCATTAGCTGCGTTTTCAGCTGGTCTGGTACTTTTACCGGGTGGAGTGCTTAATGGTATCATGTCTCCGGTTACTGGACGCATATTTGATAAGTTCGGACCAAGAGGACTAGTGATTCCAGGCTTTATTATCATGATTGTCATGTTATGGACTTTGACGAACGTAACGACTGAAACATCTATCATTATGGTAATCATCATGCATACTCTCCTTATGATTGGTGTTTCGATGGTCATGATGCCTGCCCAGACAAATGGGCTGAATCAACTGCCGAAAAATCTTTATCCGGATGGAACGGCTCTTATGAATACATTGCAACAAGTATCGGGAGCCATAGGGACAACCGTTGCCATTACCATCATGTCAGCATCCCAAAAAAATTATATGGCAAATGCAAAAGATCCGTTCGATCCATCAGCCATTAGCGGTTCATTGACTGCAGGCGTTCAAGATGCCTTCATTTTCGGTCTAGTCCTTGCAATCATTGGTTTGATCGTATCGTTTTTTATCAGAACAGCACGTGACTAAAAAGGTATGAAAAAAGATCCATCAGCCAGCAGGGAAAAGGTTTTCTCTGACTGGCTTTTTTGTTTGGAAAAAAGTAATTTAGAACCATCCACTTATTGGTAATGAATAAGTGCTTTTTTATTGGTCTATAATACCATTTTTATCAAATGGTTTTAAATTTAGAGTGAATTATTTGAAAATTAACCACTTATCGGATAATCTTACACAATGATAGTTACTAAAAGTTAGCTCAGGTAAAGTGGTTAACAGGAGGAATTCAAATGAAAAAAATAACTAAACTGTTTGAACCTGTAACAATAGGTGCATGGAACTTAAAAACAAGAACGGCAATGGCTCCTATGACACGGTCATTTGCCGATAACGAAACTGGTGTTGTGAATGACCTGACCGTAGAATACTACCGAAAACGGGCTCAAGATGGAGTCGGGCTCATCATTACAGAAGGTGTCGTGATTTCACCAAGAGCAAAGGGTAATCCTGGGGTGCCCGGGATTTATACTCAAGAGCAAATCAATGGGTGGAAAAAAGTAACGGAAGCTGTACACGGTGAAGGCGGAACGATCATTGCGCAAATCTGGCATGTTGGCCGGGCAAGCCATCATGAAATTGCAGGAGGACCTCCGCAGGCCCCTTCTCCTATCGCTGCTGAAGGAAAGGTTTCAAGATTCGGAAAACCTTTTGATATTCCTGAAGAAATGACAGAGACGGATATTGCAGAAGTAGTGAACCAATATAAACAAGCTGCAAAGAATGCGATGGATGCTGGCTTTGACGGCGTTGAAATTCATGGTGCACATGGCTACTTAATAGACCAGTTCAATTCTGACACTTCCAATAAAAGGGCGGATCGGTACGGCGGTGATTTGAAACAGCGTCTGACATTTATGAAGGAAGTGCTAAAAGCTGTTATTGATACGGTTGGAGTGGAACGTACCCTTATTCGTTTCTCGGCTTTGAAAATTGACCAGCCGTCTTACATGTGGGAAGACCCTGAAACAGCGATCCAAACATTTATTGAAGCGTTTAATGAAACAGGAGTCAAAATGATTCACCCGTCCACGATGGAATTTACCAAACCGATTGCAAGGGGACTGACCATGCATGAATTGGTACGCAGCCACTGGGATGGAATTATAGTTGGTGTGGGAGGGCTTGATCCTGAAACAGCAGAAGCCGCACTGGAAAAGGGCACAATTGACGTTGCGGCGATTGGACGTCCGCTTATCGCCAACCCGGATTATCTGGCAAGAATTAAGCATGAAGAAAAACTTGTTGATTACGAGGCAAAGAAACATTTAGGGCAACTTATTTAATAGAGAAAAAACATAGTCTTTTTTAAATGTCAGTGTACAAATAACCAATCATTTTATTCTTTCAAATTACTGATGCGATTCTTCATTAAGAAGGGTCGCCTTTTCCCTATGGAGCTAAAGGGAAGAAAGAATGATGAAACAACAAATCATTCCCAATACCCAAAGTAGAAAGCTGGTATATCAATGGAACGTATTATGGTTATAGGAGTATCCGCGGGCGTCGGAAAATCTACTTTTGCAAAAAGACTAGGAGAAAATTTAAATATTGATGTACATCATTTGGATACATTCTACTGGAGGCCTGGCTGGGTGGAAGCTCCTTTAGAGGATTTTATTTCTGCTCAGAAGGAAGTATTGAGTGATGACAAGTGGATAATAGATGGTAATTATAGTAATTCTTTTGACTTACGTTCTGAGCATGCCGATACGATTATTTATTTAGAACTCCCTCTCCGTGTTTGCCTTTACCGTGTTGTAAAACGTTGGTTGTCTTATATAGGGAAAACAAGACCTGATATGGGTGAAGGCTGTCAAGAAAAATTAGACTGGCAGTTTGTTAAATTTATAATGACCACCTACTTTCCACGTAAGAAAAAAATGAAAAAAAGACTTGCAGATCTTCAAAGAAGTGAGCCTGAAAAGATAATGGTTATTTTAAAAAGCAAGCAGGAAATTGAAGAATATTTGTTTAACAGGAAGGATAAGCCGGGGTGATCAGCAGATGGAATTGGTTCATGGAAGGGCTGTGAAATCAGCTCTTTATCTAATGCAATAAAGGGAAAGGCTAGTCAATTTCAGTTATACGAAACTTAAGGGAAATACTTATTAACTTTAAATGTTTGATAATCACTTTAATAATTGGTTCTAAGAGTTTATCACAGATGCAAAAAGCCTTCCTAGTCCTAGGAAGGCTTTAAGCCTGATGATAAAGGTTTTTTACTATAAATGATAGCAAAAATGGGAATTTCCAAAGAGTGAAATGTACAAACAAAGCGGTTTTACAGGAGAAAATTAGTTGGCATGGTTTTTGCTTGATATAAATGATGAGTAAATAGAGAAAGTAGGGAGTGATGAATCGCCAATTACTAAAGCTTTATTGGAAAGTTTGCTGCAGGAAGTGGATGTATGTATGCTCTGGATTGCAAAAGATATCTTGAAGCAAGAGCGTTCAAGTAATGAAGACAATCAGTATAGCATTGAGAACAAAATTTAGGGAGGATTGTAATTATGAAAGAGATAAAAACAAAGCAAGAGTTTGATGAGGCGATTTTATCAACAAAACCAGTTGTTGCCAAATTTTATGTTGAATGGTGCCCAGACTGTCAGAATACCAATTTATTCATGCCAATTGTAGAAGAAGCGTATAAAGAAAAAATAGATATGATCGCAGTAAATCGAGACCATTTACCGGAATTATTAGAGAAGCTAGATGTGTATGGAATCCCAAGCTTTATTGCTTTTCAAGAAGGGAGGGAACTTAATCGCTTTGTAAGTAAACTCGGAAAAAGCCAGGAGGAGGTTGAACAGTTTCTCAATCAAATCGTAGTGGAAAGTGGAAAAGTCATTTAATTGGGCGGACGCCCATCGAAAAAGATTTCGGTGCCGCTTCCAATCTGAAGCGTCAAATTGATAAGCTGCTTTATAAAATTGATATGAGGTGATTAAGAATGGCAAAGATGAAGAATGAGACACATTATAAAATTATGATTGTAGGAGGCGGCAGTGCCGGAATTACGGTCGCGGCACGTCTCCTGCGTGAATCACGCACTCTGAGCGGAAACATTGCCATCATTGACCCTGCGACGAAACATTATTATCAACCTTTATGGACGCTTGTAGGAGCAGGCGAAGCTGACAAAACTGTGACACAAAGGGAGGAGGCATCTGTTATTCCGAAAGGAGCCGTATGGGTACAGGATGCGGTTACCACATTTCAGCCAGATGAAAACGTTGTTTTAACAGCATCCGGAAACAAACTGCACTACGAATATTTAGTTGTCGCTGCGGGGATTCAAATTAACTGGCATGAAATCAAGGGGTTAAAAGAGAGTATTGGAAAGAATGGGGTATGTAGTAATTACTCTTATGATTATGTTGATAGCACTTGGGAGGCGATCCGAAACTTCAAGGGCGGGACTTCCATCTTTACCAATCCGAACACTCCGGTAAAATGCGGTGGTGCTCCTCAAAAAATTATGTATTTGGCGGAAGAATATTTCAGAAAATCAGGAGTTCGCCAGCAATCTTCGGTTATTTTTGTTTCAGGCAGCCCATCCATATTCAATGTAAAAAAATATGAACAGGCACTAAACAAAATAATTGAACGAAAAGAAATCGCAACATATTTTATGCATCATCTCATTGAAATTGATGGTGATAAAAAACGAGCGACATTTGAAAATCTAAATACAAAAGAGCGCGTGAATATGCAATATGACATGATTCATGTGGTACCGCCGATGAGCGCCCCGGATTTCATCAAGAATAGTTCCCTTGCTGCTAGTAATGGCTGGCTGGCTGTGGACAAATATACGCTGCAGCATGAACACTTTGACAATATATTCGGCATAGGGGATTGTACAAACCTGCCTACGTCAAAAACAGGGGCTGCTATTCGCAAACAAGCACCAGTGCTTGTGCAAAATTTACTTCATCGAATGCGTGCCAAACAAATGGTTCATAAATATGACGGCTATACATCATGTCCACTTGTTACTGGATACGGGCGGCTTATACTGGCTGAATTCAATTATGATTTACAGCCTCAAGAAACCTTTCCAATCGATCAATCCCGTGAGAGGTTCAGTATGTATGTATTGAAGAAAAACTTGCTTCCCGTTATGTATTGGAATGGGATGCTTAAAGGTATGATGTAATAGTATTTCTGATATCCATAAAAAAAGGAGGAAGATTTATGCTGCTCAAATATTTTTATGATGAGAAACTGGCCCAAGCTTCATACCTTGTGGGATGCCAAGCTACTGGCGAAGCGATCATTGTTGATCCGTCACGTAATGTAGAACCTTACATAAAAATGGCAAGAGCAAATGGTGTGAGGATCGTGGGTGTAACGGAAACACACATCCATGCCGATTTTTTGTCTGGTTCACAGGAGCTGGCTTCCAGGCTTGGGGCAACATTGTACTTATCTGATGAGGGAGGGCCGGACTGGAAATATGAGTACGTAACTGGGTATGAACACCGCTTTCTAAGAAATGGAGATGTATTTACGATTGGAAATATCCATTTTGAGGTGATTCATTCACCAGGACACACACCTGAACATATATCACTGCTTATAACAGATGGGGGTACAGTTACCAAGGATCCACTCGGGATATTTACTGGTGATTTTGTATTTGTCGGTGATGTGGGGCGCCCCGATTTATTAGAAAAAGCCGCAGGGGTGCACGGGTCCTCGGAAAAAATGGCACGCAAGATGTATCGGTCTCTGCAGCAGTTTAAAAATCTTCCTGACTATCTGCAAGTATGGCCAGGGCATGGAGCGGGCAGTGCCTGTGGAAAAGCGCTAGGAGCAATCCCATCATCAACCATCGGATATGAAAAACGGACAAATTGGGCACTGCAATATGATAATGAGGAGGGCTTTATAGAAGCGCTGTTGGCTGGACAGCCGGAGGCACCCTCTTATTTTTCAATGATGAAGCGGTTGAACAAAGAGGGTGCGCAGCAAATTCGAAGTATAGCAGCGCCACTTCGTATGGCGGTTTCAATAGATATTGTACTGGAATGGGCGAAACAGGGAATTGTCATTGATACACGTCCGGCCAGTGAATTTGCCAAAAAGCATATACAAGGTGTAATTAATATCCCTTATAACAAATCATTTATAACCTGGGCGGGATGGCTGTTGGACTATGACCGACCTTTATATCTTCTCGCAAGCAATGATGTTGTGGAAATTATTGTGAATGATCTCCAGTCCATTGGATTGGATCACGTCGTTGCAACAATGGAACCATATATCGATGAGATGGCAGGAGAAATTGATTCGCGTGTAATGAAGTATGAAGAAGTGACAATGGACAAGTTAGATGTTGCTACTCAATCAGACCGTATATATGTGCTTGATGTCCGAAGCATGGGCGAATGGGAGGAAGGCCATATTCCGCAGGCGAAGCATGTGATGCTTGGTCA
Protein-coding sequences here:
- a CDS encoding class II aldolase/adducin family protein, which translates into the protein MVHQKNRKRIKEERKMTKTISLQPATFNTMEEERNHRKERLAASFRLFSKFGFDEGIAGHITVRDPKYTDHFWVNPFGMHFSQISVSDLILVNHKGDIVEGEHSVNGAAFAIHSEIHKARPDAVAAAHAHSVYGKTWSSLGRLLDPITQDACQFYNDHALFDDFTGVVYASEEGKRIARALGQYKAVILRNHGLLTVGQSVDSAAWWFITMERSCQAQIMAESVGKPIFIEQEYAKLTAEQTGTEYEGWLSFQPLWDRIREEQPDCLK
- a CDS encoding D-2-hydroxyacid dehydrogenase, with product MSDSKKTAPSLYIRVDIPEKYINEFKEICSEVVIEPWEFGETEPQPTVDLSKFDILYTLGLHDNLSILKKAPKIKWVHSDSAGVEAMLNEDIKKSDVIITNVKGCSSVPIAEHTIAMLSSLARGVPTMIRNQIKKNWVEIPVKDLENSTVGIIGYGDIGFEIAKRCKGLGMTVIGCRRNPAQRKEEYEPADLIMGMDQVDEVLSRSDFVVLALPFTKDTSYFLNEERINKMKKGSHLINVGRGNTIVDEDLIESLKNGHIAGAALDVFEVEPLPEDHPFWQLENVMVSPHNAYNSAKHLDRVMELFLKNLKLFSDGKPLKNVVEKGMGY
- a CDS encoding putative holin-like toxin — translated: MGTFEVISLMLSFGMFVIAILGFKNHDRNP
- a CDS encoding TetR/AcrR family transcriptional regulator, with product MADKRNSKDILIEAASRLFRIRGYYGVGLKDIIEESGIPKGSLYHYFPKGKEELAIEAIIHTKEFVIDEIQRGFDEIEDPIKAIQAHIFQLSEVFGESENLLGLPIGTIAAETYTTSEPIRTACQQAIEDWQSIYVKKLLEAKFSEKRAKELSIVINALIEGGILLSLTAKNGKPLQAIAEQIPLLLINK
- a CDS encoding MDR family MFS transporter gives rise to the protein MSIDATQQQNQVIRTTPILIAFLIAGFIGLFSETALNMALGDLIQEFNVSPSTVQWLTTGYLLTLGILVPVSGLLIQWFNTRQLFIASMVFSIIGTLIAAIAPGFGILMLARVIQAIGTGLLLPLMFNTILLIFPIHKRGATMGLMGLVIMFAPAIGPTVSGLIIENLKWNYIFWVSLPFFVIALLFGLKYMQNVSTITKPKIDVPSIILSTIGFGGIVYGFSIVGEHGWSNAIVLSSLIVGLIALFLFAVRQFNMDKPMIDLRVFKYPMFTLGLITVFITFMIIMSSMILLPLYLQTGLALAAFSAGLVLLPGGVLNGIMSPVTGRIFDKFGPRGLVIPGFIIMIVMLWTLTNVTTETSIIMVIIMHTLLMIGVSMVMMPAQTNGLNQLPKNLYPDGTALMNTLQQVSGAIGTTVAITIMSASQKNYMANAKDPFDPSAISGSLTAGVQDAFIFGLVLAIIGLIVSFFIRTARD
- a CDS encoding topology modulation protein, whose protein sequence is MERIMVIGVSAGVGKSTFAKRLGENLNIDVHHLDTFYWRPGWVEAPLEDFISAQKEVLSDDKWIIDGNYSNSFDLRSEHADTIIYLELPLRVCLYRVVKRWLSYIGKTRPDMGEGCQEKLDWQFVKFIMTTYFPRKKKMKKRLADLQRSEPEKIMVILKSKQEIEEYLFNRKDKPG
- a CDS encoding thioredoxin family protein, encoding MKEIKTKQEFDEAILSTKPVVAKFYVEWCPDCQNTNLFMPIVEEAYKEKIDMIAVNRDHLPELLEKLDVYGIPSFIAFQEGRELNRFVSKLGKSQEEVEQFLNQIVVESGKVI
- a CDS encoding FAD/NAD(P)-binding oxidoreductase; translated protein: MKNETHYKIMIVGGGSAGITVAARLLRESRTLSGNIAIIDPATKHYYQPLWTLVGAGEADKTVTQREEASVIPKGAVWVQDAVTTFQPDENVVLTASGNKLHYEYLVVAAGIQINWHEIKGLKESIGKNGVCSNYSYDYVDSTWEAIRNFKGGTSIFTNPNTPVKCGGAPQKIMYLAEEYFRKSGVRQQSSVIFVSGSPSIFNVKKYEQALNKIIERKEIATYFMHHLIEIDGDKKRATFENLNTKERVNMQYDMIHVVPPMSAPDFIKNSSLAASNGWLAVDKYTLQHEHFDNIFGIGDCTNLPTSKTGAAIRKQAPVLVQNLLHRMRAKQMVHKYDGYTSCPLVTGYGRLILAEFNYDLQPQETFPIDQSRERFSMYVLKKNLLPVMYWNGMLKGMM
- a CDS encoding MBL fold metallo-hydrolase, coding for MLLKYFYDEKLAQASYLVGCQATGEAIIVDPSRNVEPYIKMARANGVRIVGVTETHIHADFLSGSQELASRLGATLYLSDEGGPDWKYEYVTGYEHRFLRNGDVFTIGNIHFEVIHSPGHTPEHISLLITDGGTVTKDPLGIFTGDFVFVGDVGRPDLLEKAAGVHGSSEKMARKMYRSLQQFKNLPDYLQVWPGHGAGSACGKALGAIPSSTIGYEKRTNWALQYDNEEGFIEALLAGQPEAPSYFSMMKRLNKEGAQQIRSIAAPLRMAVSIDIVLEWAKQGIVIDTRPASEFAKKHIQGVINIPYNKSFITWAGWLLDYDRPLYLLASNDVVEIIVNDLQSIGLDHVVATMEPYIDEMAGEIDSRVMKYEEVTMDKLDVATQSDRIYVLDVRSMGEWEEGHIPQAKHVMLGHLQEQAHKIPHDKPILVYCKTGGRSAIAASLLQVHGFKEVQSLVGGYEEWRKQQKLRPARDAK